GGTTCCACCAGAGGCCAGGGCTGgcgggggggagagagagaggccgGGCTGGGGGTGCCTTCTAGCATCCTGCCTGCAATGTCCCCTGTCTTCCCATCGGCCCCACTGACCCCCATCAGCAGCCCTCACACCTTCCCCAAAGGTGAGATGGGTATGAAGAGGAGAGCGATGCAGTGAGCAGGGGCAGGATGGCATGGCTGGAGCACCAATGGGGGGGGCTCGTGGCCCCAGGGGGCAAGGCTGTTGACGATGGGAGTGGCATGAGGCAGCACGCACCTTGGATAGTGGCCAAAGGGTTGTTGCTCATGAGGGCTGGACTCAGCCCGGAGCTCAACCCCACCATTGTGCTTCTGCAAGAGGCAAAGCAGAGGCATTAGCAGGGGCGGGCACCCGCCGGCAGAACTGGGGCTCAGCTCCCCACCCTGGAAGCAGCAGCGACCCTGCTTCTCCCCGCAGCCTCCCCACCAGCAGCTGCCCACTTACCCCGCGCTGGGGTTCAGGCCCGACAAGCCGATAGCCGAGTGGCTGCCTTGAGGGCTGGGATTTGTGCTGTTGGtggtggcggggggtgggggagtgacaGAGGGGATGGAATTGAGGGGGggcgcggccccgcccccgcccccgccccctccggCTGTCCGGCTGGGGTGGAGAGTCCCCACAGCTGAGGATAAGGTAGTAACTGCCAGAGAAACatagagagagggagagttcAGCTTCCATTTGTCCTCCACCCAGGAACCTGAGGtcccctcctgcttcctctccgCCCAGACTCACAGCGTCTCCTCAATCAGATCTGACTTAGGACTCCCGCCCTCTCTTCCCAGGACCATTTCTTGGTGCCTCTGTCACGGTGACAGCAATCACAGTAGTCGCAATAAGAGCAGCTGTCACCCACTGAGCCTGTGCCCTGTGCCCGGCGTGTGCTAGCACCCCACGTACCCTGCCCTGAACCTCACCCCTGGGCTCCTTTTATACAGACAAGAACGGAGGGCGCCCAGAAGACAAAGCCCTATGGCTCCCTCTAGGGGCCAGGCAGGGGGATGCGGCTGTGCCCGCGGGGCTTTCCGCTCAGGAACTGGCAAGTTGAGGAAACTCAGAGTTCAGCCTAGGGCAGCAATTCCTGGCTCTGTCACGTCCCAGCTGTGCCCTTGGGGAAGTAACTTCACCTCTCTagcctcatctggaaaatggggataataatagaacctacctcATAAAAtggatgtgaggattaaattctctataaagcatttagaacagtgccaggctcACCCTTATGACTTTATAAACCTCCACTTATTACTTCCTAACCTGGGAAGAGGCaatatggtatttgttttgtattattcttATCTATGGTGTTAAACACGCCCTGTCCCaagaagggggaaaggagggCTTTGTACAaaagtgtgtgtgcctgtgtgtgtgtctgtgacacACTTGTAAGTATACATGCTTGTATATAGCTTCCGAATGTATTATACATTCAcagtaattttataaaaactgaggcccacagtTCCCAGAGAGGTAAGTCACCTCTGAAGTTCACATAGTTTATAAATGCCAGGAACAGAATCCAAGTACATCGCCCGTCAGCAACCCCATGCTTTACTCATAGGAAATCGTGGAGATGAAAGCCGGTGGCTCTGACTGGAAGGGGGGAGgctgccctctccctctctcttccctgccccctcaTCCCCAGGCTCAGCCTTGAGACCCACAAATGCCCTGGGTCACTTGAGACCCTCGGGCTCAGGCCTGCACTGCAttctccaccccaaccccccaccaTCTTCTGCCTCCCTGACCTGTTGTGCTCAGACTGCTGGAAGCTTGGGACATCGGCAAGGTCCCAGCACCCCCCTGGGGTGTGacctggggagagaggagaaaaggtaCGGTTAGGCCACTGTCTCCCAGAAGCCCCTGTGATGCTCCCTGTGGGGATGCCACCACTCCTCTGCCCCCAGGATGGGAAACGGGCTCTGGGTACAACGTTGTTTATGATTGCATCAGGTGCTTCCCACAATATCTTTCTTCACATGCACCCTAGGTGACCCTGAGCAGGAAGCAGGAACTCCCATTGGAGGGGCTCCCCTCTCCTCTGACACTATCCAGGTCTGAAATGTGTGTAGGGGGTGGGTCTGATGACAAGTTGTGCCTCTGCATCAGACTGTTGGGATGTCATTCGGCTTGATTTTCTGGGACCATCCCCCAGCCTCcttcctggcctccctgcctccagtctcaTCCTTCCATCAGCCCCAGAAGCCTCACTCTAAATGTGACCCTGTCCCTCCCCAGCTCAAAACTCCTCCTCAGCTCATCACTGCCCAAGTTCAAGCTCCTCAGCATGTAACGTGGATGTCTGAGCACCCCCCACACTCATCCATACACATTCTGGCTCAAACCACATTAAATTGTACTGGAATTCCTCAAATGGGGCTTGACACACTTTGGCTTGCAGGTCTTGTGCACCTGTCCCTTGGCTGGCTAACTCTCTGTCCTTTATGACTCAGCTCAGACAGTCCCTCCTACGTCCACATCTTGGTGACAGGGGTGGAAGGGGTCGACCTCTGGGCCCCTTGCTCCTCTCTGTAGCGTCACATCCCTTTCCACACTAGATGGAACAAAGGGCTGTCGCCGTGTGTCTGAGTCCAAGCGGGTCTGTGTGTGCACACCCAGAGGTGTAATGATGTCCCTGCCTGTGTCTGTGTGGTTGTGAacctgtgtgtgggggtggggcgtcTACATCCCCTACCTGGTATCTATCCCTGTGTGACTATGTCCTGTGATAACTGTTTGACtatgttggtgtgtgtgtgtggtgcttgTATCCCCCACGTAAGACCACAGTTCCCTGGAAACTATGTGTCCCTGTGTGACAGTGCTCCATCTATGTGACAGCCTGTCCCCAAGGGTGACTCTCCCTGCCTGTTGTAGGCACTGTGGACAACCAGGTAAATTGTGCTTCGCACAAGGTGCCTGCAGAAGGGCAAGGGGAGGAGGTGGCTGAACtttgtgcccccctcccccagaggGCCTCTGGTACCAGATGAGGGCTATAGCTGGCTGGCTTCCCCGGGCTGGGCAGCATGGGGGCCGCGCTGCAGGGGTTGATGCGTTTCTCCTTCTGGCGCCGGTTGCAGAACCAGACGCGGATCACTTCCTTCTCCATGTGCAGCTGCTCTGCGATCAGCAGGATCTCCTCTGAGGTAGGCTTCTGGTTCTGCAGGCAGAGGGCTCGTTAGCCGGACCCCACTCCGGCCCCTCCTCAGGGCCGCCCAGGACAGGGGGAGGGGGTCTCACCGCTAGAAAACTCTTCTCTAAGGCGAAGCGGACGTTTGTCTCGATGCTGGTCCTCTTCTTGCGTCTCCGGCCGGGGAGCCCATCGAAACCCAGGCTGGGGCTGCTCAGCTGGTTGGGGCTGGGCAGGCTGGAGTCCACAGACATAGTCTCTGTGCCCAGGGGGAGACAAAGACATGAGAGGGCGCCTCCCACAACCCACCACCTGCCGCGCTCCTGAGAGTCCCAGCCCAGTCCCACCTGCGTCGTTGAGCCACTTCTCCAGGAGGGGCTTGAGTTTGCACATGTTCTTGAAGCTCAGGTTGAGGGCCTCGAAGCGGGAGATGGTTGTCTGGCTGAAGTCGTTGCCGTAGAGCTTGCCCATGGCCAGGCCCACGTCACCCTGGGCCAGTGGGGCGGGGAAGAGGGAGGCGGTCAGAGTGGGGCCGTCAGGTACTGGGCTCGCCCCGCCCACTATTTACCCCGCCCCTCGCCCCTCCTCCCAGACGGCTATGCTCCGCCCCCGCTCCGCCCACCACCTGACCACGCCCCCACACCCACCGCCTGTTCAGCCCCTGGGCCCGACCTGCGTGAAGCCCAGCTTGATGCGGCGTTGCTTGAAGGTGCGGGCGAACTGCTCCAGCTCCTCCAGGTCACTGGGCTCCTCGGGGTGGGATGGTGGCTCCAAGCATTTGGGGGGCTGCGGGTGCGAGAGGTGCGGTTCGGGCAGCGTGGGGCGGGTCACGGCCTggtggggtgggcaggtgggCGGGATGCAGGACGAAGGACCAGGATGGGGCTCAGCAATGGCTGCGCAGaccccccttctccctccctgccgTCCAGCCTCTTCCTGCAGAGTCCCCTCCACCTCCCTTCAGGAGGCACCTCCACACTGGGTTGTCAGTCCCCATCAAGGTTACAATCTGCTGCTCCCCATGGAGCCTCTGCCTGCTGGAACTCTGCACATTCCCTCCCAGTCTGCAACTCCCAGTAGGAGACCCCGGCTTCTTGCGCCGAGGGccctttccctggagctgggggcGGTGGTTAAATTCTCCTGTCAAACAGGGAATCAAGGACAAACTCTGCTACCTAATTGCTGGGTAACTCTGGCAAGCCTCTTAACCTCCCTGGGCCCCAGTTTCCCCCTCTGCAGGACGAGAACCGTCAGGTGTTCTGCCTACTCCGTGGTGTTGTTGGGAGAACTTAGTTAAAAATGATAGGTTGCAAATaaagtaaaagtatttttaaaaatagatgggaAGGGTGACTGGGGGGATTTACAAAGAAGCGACAGCTCTCTCTGGAATGTTTCATTTCCctacaaataaaagaactgaagcAGGTGATGGGTGCAGGGATGTTGGTCACACAGGTCCTTGATCCACTAACCAAAACCCTGGGGCCAGATGTGTTTTGGAATTCagaaagttttcagattttagaaagcTTACATGGAGCTTATATGATAGATGAtttgacccccacccccaccaaggtCAAGGCATCGAACACATTAACAGCTCTCAGCAAAGCCCAAACCTCACAAGAGGGATAAAGAAAATGGGTAGGAGGGAACTTTGGAATCTGTAAAGGATTGTGAAAGATTATTATGAAAGTCTAGAACGCAGGCAGCAAACCAAGCAAGGCCACAGGGCCAGGCAGGAGGAGGCTGAGGTGTCCTGGAGAGCTTACGTCCTGCCAGAGGGGACCCCTGCTTCAGCCAGCAGCCAGCTGCCCACCGCCAACAAGACACATAGACACAGGTCCAGCTCTGCCAGAGCTTCTGGTTTGTGAAAGAGAAGCTGGGAATCTGGCGTTTTCTGGGAATTTTGTTGTCAactaattcaattttaaaaatatggcgTGGgccaaataaaacacatctgtattacccccccacacacacacacacacaacattttcaGTGTCTGGTCTGGGAAAGGGATATGAATTACCCAACACATCCTTCCTCAGACACTCTCCATTTGGAGTCCCCGAAGAGAGCTGAGGAATTCGGACCTAAAGGCTTTCCACCCCTTGATATTTCTTGTgtttgtgcacatgtgtatgttgGGGTAGTGGGGGTCAGATTCAAATCTTCCACATTCTCAAAGGAGTTTATGTGCCTGAAagggttaagaaccactggtctGGCTGACTACCCTCGTTCTACGGAGGAAGAAGCTGATCCAGACAGAGAAAGTGGCTTGTCTAAGGTTCCACAGCAGACTAGAGCAGGGCTGTGCCCCTGTCCTGGCCCCTGTGGCTGTGGGGTGGGCCAGGTGAAGAGACTCCACCCTCATTCGCCCAGCCTTCTGCAGGCCCTGCTGCTGACCCTTCATGGCGCGCTGAGTGGACACTCACCTGTGTGGGCAGCCCGGCCCGGGGCTGGGAGGTCAGAAGAGCTCCCTGGGTTTGCTGAGGTAGCTGGAATAGATTTGGCGTTGGTAGCAGGCCTGGGGAGACAAGGGGGAACAcatggggtgaggggtgagggggaGTCCTGTGGGGCCAACAGGGAGGCCATCGGGCGGGGCCTTACCTGGCTGACTCTGCTGGGCCTGCGGCAACAGGAACTGAGCAGGTGGCTGGAGGTGGTGCCCGGGAACAAGCACCAGCTGCTGGAGCTGGAGGAGCTGCTGTATGTCCTGCCATGGAGGGGGATGGACAGAAAGACAGCCTGAGTCCCTCCGCCTCACCTAAGCCCCAAGAGGTGCTGCACACGGTGGCCTGGCAGTGGGGGATGGAGCACTGGTCTCTGAATGGTGTCCCTGAGCTGAGGGTACCCGGAGCTTCTCCCAGCCCCGGGCTTCTGGAGCTTCCTACCTGGGCCATCCAGGAGGGCTCACTCTTTATTTACCTTTTCCTCCTTGATGAAATATTTGCCTTGTCTTACATTCCCATTGGAACAAatagaattgtttaaaaatgtaaatcagaccAAGTCTTCCCTCCTCTTAAAACACTCCCAAGGCAAACAGCATTGTGCCTGGAATGGCCTTCAAGTTCTCCAGCACATAACTGGTGAGGAGATCGCacaaccactttgggaaactgGTGATACTGTTAtgaggtgagctgtgccccccccAGAAAGGATATGTTGGAATCCCCACCTTCAGACCCCCAGAGTGTGACCTTACTTGGAGTAGGGTCTTTCCAGatgatcaagttaaaatgaggtcattagggcgGGCCCTAATCCACTATGACTGACGTCCACATAAAACAGGGAAATGTGGATACAGAGACAGatagacaaagagagaagacgctgtgaagacacagggagaagacgccatcacaaaccaaggagagaagcctggaacagatctttcccctcccagccctccagaggaaccaaccctgccgacaccttgagtTCAGACTtgtagtctccagaactgtaagacaatacatttctgttgtttaagacacccagtctgtggttctttcttatggcagccctagcaaacgaatACAGGCACTATTTTCTAAAGCTGATTCCACGCCTGGGTATAAGCCACCACAGTGCGTACATGTGTTCCCCAAGACATGTGCTAGAATGTTCACGGCAGAAccatttgtaatagccaaaacctGAAGTTAGCCCAAGTACCCAGCAACAAGTGAATGGGTAAGTAAATGGTGATTCGTGGACTGCTACGGCAACGAGAACGGTCTACAATCTATAATGACACAGCAGTATAAACTTCCCCAGCGtaatggtaagtgaaagaagctgcaCAAGAGAACATCCTGTGTGATTCCTTTTATGTTCATTTGCATGTCAGAAGTTGGGAGGGAGAGGCTAGAAGGGACCCCAGGGGGCTTCTGGGGAGCTGCCACATTCAGTTTCTAGATCTGCGGGCCAGTTACATGGGCGTGCTCAGTTTGTATCACTGAGCTGCATACTTAGGATTTGTGCACTTTTTGATATTTGTTATGCTtcaatgaaaagattttttttttttaaggagaatgaagcagggaaagagagaaaaaaatccagtCCCTCCACCAAAAAAGTAAGAATATGGATGAAAGAGGATTGGCAAAAGGTTGGTGTCTATTGAGCTGGGTAGAGATACAGGTGGTTCCTTATAGCGTTCTCTTTATGTTTAGGTTTgaacatttccaaaagaaaaagcaacgcccccccccacacaacacacacacacacacacacacacactcacacacacacactccaatgGCTTCTTGGAGCCTTACAACTAAACTCCTCACCTGGCCTCTAAGGTCCCTTATGCTGAGGCCGGTGCTCGTCTTCCTGACCTCaactcctacctcagggcctttacacgtgctgttccctctgccaggcagTTCTAGTTCTTACACTCCTGCCGGGATCCTTCTTGTCACTCAGGTCCTAACACAAAGTCCCCTCTTCAGAGATGCCCTCCTTGACCAGCCCGCCACCACACCTCGCTTTGTCACCTCTATTTCACCTCCGTATCACTATGTCAAGGCATCTTGCTTTGTGTTTACTTGTTCATGGTGTGTCTCTCTCACTGGTACGTCAGCTCCCTGAGAATGTGATCTTGCCTGTTTTGGTCACCGCTGTAatctcagcacctagaacagcaTCTGGCACCCAGGAGATGCTccacatacatttattgaatgaaccaAGACTGATGCTTCATAATTAACTTAGCAACTTTTATGTATAGTTGCAAGTTATGTTGCTTAcagttacagtattttttttccttctaggaatTTGGTGGGGAAGGGGGATGACACATGCCCCTGAATTCCTCccaatgttattattattgcagAGACCAATTTATTGTCCCAGGAGGTGAACCACTAGGGGGAAATATAAGCAACTTGACAAAAGAGCTCATTTCTCTAATGCATGAAGAGCAATtcaaaatcaataagaaaaaaccTAATGACTCAATAGTAATCCGGTCAACAGGTAGGTCTGGTGACTGCTCAGTGAAGGAAATACAGCTCTGAATAAAACAATATTCAGATTCACTCACAATAAGATAAACACAGCTATCAGATCAGCAAAGATaacaacagtgcctgacacatgttTGGGAAACACCCTTGCACATCGCAGGGGAGAGGGTAATTTGGCAATgtctatcaaaattacaaatgcacataCCTTTTGACTCAGCCATTCCCTTTCTAGGAATTAATCTTAGggatataccctgtttccccgaaaataagacctagccggacaatcagctctaatgcgtcttttggagcaaaaattaatataagacccagtattatattatattatattatattatattttatattatattatattaaagacccagtattatagtaaaataagaccgggtcttatattaatttttgctccaaaagacgcattagagctgattgtccggcgaggtcttattttcggggaaacacggcactcACACGCGCGCAGGATAACCCCTGTAAAGGATACTCCCAGTAGCAAGCAGTATTTTAGCAAAAGAGTGGAAACAAGCTCAGCACACAGCAGTGGAGGACAGGTGAGAGAATCAGGGTGGAGCTTTATGATGGAATGCTATGCAGTCATGAAAAATACTGAGGATGCTCTTTGTGTCCTGATGTGGAACAATCTGCAAGATGCCCTGTTGAATGGAAAGCTCATGAGGCAGGACAATGTACCCTGCCTGATGTGCTactgttttttgtgtttgaaaAAATTCTATCTAAGTATCTGCTTGGGTGCATATGGGTGAGATCTAGAAAACTATACCAGAAACTGGCAACACTGGAAAATAAATCCTTCTGTACCTCTGGAATTTTGAACGTTTACCTAgtccaaataaagaaataagcatCCAGGTGTTCCACGCCCACCCACCCAGTTGAACAGTCACTTTCGCCCAGCATCCCTGCTTTTCCAGCCATCGGTCTTGTGACATTTCAAGGCTGTCCCCTGTCCACATGCGAAGGCCTCTGCTTTCTCCATGTGCTTTGGAAAGGGGACAGAGTACCCAATGCTCCTGACCGCTCACCTTTCTCATTCTTACTGCTAATCATCTAAGAATACAGCTTAAGGGATTTGAAGTCCCAGCTCTATCCTTTGAAGCAGTGCCCATTCTGACTTCCCTTTCTCacatcccctccccaccaccaatAAAACTTGCTTTGCATAGCTGCCTCCCTTCCACATGTGGACCGACCCTGAATTGAGTGCAGCTTGGGTTTCGGGAACCCCCCTCCCCATTTACAATGGACCCTTCAAAACCCCATGACTAATTTGGtttcataattttgtctttttctctacaAGGCACAGCAAATTGTATAAACTTCAGGCCCCACCAAACTGCCTCCCATCTCCACACTGCATTTCTCACAATGCACTGCCGTTTACTTACGTATAGTTTTCCTCTGCTAGACTGAAATTCTAGAAGGCAGAGGCCACGTCTCATTCTTCTTGCATCCCTAACACATAACAGGACGTAGTAAGTCCCAGTAAATGCACGCTGAACTGAATCAAGTAAGACCACAAATAAAGTCTTATTACTGctatttttctgatttcctaTAACACTTAgcttgttaattaaaatatttgttaacgCCTATCTTTCCCAAGCTTGACACTCCGTGAAAGTCTCGCTTCCTCCCCTGAAGACTAAAAGAGAGGTGTCTGTAGATTTCTTTCTGAATcagcagggagaggaaaaggatggGGAAAATGGAACTCGATTTGCACTGGGATCTCATGGTGAGGGtctgaaagaaaaaacttaacCACAGCCCCAGCCACCATTACTCAGCCCACAAATCTGGGGGGTCAGCCTtgattccctcctcccctgtctCTCCCCCATCCATCCAATCCATCTGCAAGTCCTACCCAAAACgttctaaacatttttttgtgcTCTGAATTCTTTAATGTCTGACAAAACCTATGGCCCCTTCTCagaattaaaaaatgcaaacaataaaatAGATGGGATTACAAATGAaatcaattatattgaaatagaGTCatcaaacatgttttaaattgtgataatAGTAATCTATGGGCTTCTTTCATGAGCACATTATTATTTAAGATCAAGCAATAGGTTTGATGACTACCGTAATCTCAAAGCAATGATGAGTAAAAATGATACTTTAAGAGGTCTGCAACAACTGTATAGAATATGGAAAGAGCCGTGCACTCCATTGGTGACAAAGTCCAAGCACTGCTAACGTGGTCTGTTGCCAATACTCGTGCTACAAGGAAATACCACGTTTTTGGTTAGAGAATAGTAAAAAGCAAGACAATTGTTTTCCCATCCAAGTTCATGGAGCCCCGGAATCCTATCCAGAGACCCCTCGAGGAGTGGTCTGTGGAATCCAGGTTCCTGTtctcaaatattaattgagtCAGAAAGCCTCCATTGCGTCTCACAGTGGTAATATAAAACAACTCCTTGGTGTGGTCCTGCGTGCCCCCTGCTTGCCTCTCTTTCCTTACCTGCTATGACTCTCTCACTCCCTAACTCTgatccagccacactggtctcctttCTGTTACTGAACCCAGAAAGAAGCCccgacctcagggcctttgcacatgctgttgcCTTgcaccttcctttccttcttgatCTGCACATAATGGGCCCCTCCTCATCACTCAAATCTCTGCAAATGCCCCCTCCTCAGAGAGGTCTCCCCTGGCCACACACTGTGCCTTTTCTTCAATCACTCCCTATTCCattacattcttttctttccttcatagcAACTATCCActtcctgtctgtctccccaaCAAGAGTGGGTGCCAGCTCCATGAGGGCACAGACTTGTCTGCCCTATTCCCCACGCAGAAAAGCGCCGGGGCATGGGGGGTGTTCACTAAATGTTTGCTGActaaaggaatgaaagaatgagaaaggagaCTCGTGGTGAACAGCGAACCGTCTCAGGACTGGAGTTAGCCAGTAGGAAGCCCCATTTCTCCACAATCTGGGGGCAGCATGAGATCTGAAGCCACTTGGGGGCGCGATCCCACCGAGTCAGAAGGTAAAGAAGTTAGAGAAAGCACAAAGATGTGGGGAGCAGGGCCCCTGCCAGGGCGTTTAGTGCGTCATCTGCTCAGTCACTAACCCGCGAGCAAGACTAGCAGAGagtagttacaagaagcggagtacagcattaggaatagagacagtggaaacgtagTGGCTGTGCACGGTGTCAGAGGgctagtggatgggggagggggttgtcactgtgtgagggatataaatgataaatgtctaactattacattgttttgtacacctgaaactaataaaaagaaaagaaacgaaaagaaaagagaagactaGCAGAGAGGGCTGGCACACCCCATCAGAGCCCAGAAGGACCAGCCCCATTCTTGCTCGTTGCCGCATTGTAATCTCCTCCCACCGCTCACCCGACAACAGGCGTCTAACAGGTGATCATGAGGTAAAACACTGGTGGTGTTTCAGGGCCGGCTGGCTGTGCTCTGCTGCAGCTGGGCTCTTGGCCACAGATTGGGGACAGACAGACTGAGACACATGGTTTATATGACACCTGGGTGACCTGGAGTGTAACTGTCCACTTTCCCACCTGGCGTGGTTTCACCTGGTGGGGGGAGAAAGCCATGAGAAGGAACTAGAGGAGGCGTAGGCCCACGCGCAGTGTCTCACCCCGCGCACGGCGTGGACGCCCCACTCCCCATCACAGGCCTCCACACTTGCTCTGGCAGCCACTACGACTGTCGCACGCCCGTCGACGCCCACTGGCCATCTGTGATCTGGCAAATTATGACCTGTTCTGGATACTCCGTTCGAAGACATGGACAGCCTAGAGTTAAGTCTAGAGTGGGGACACAGGAAGGGACGGGGTCTGGGGGCCACGTCAATTATATTGTGATTGATTGTGCTCCAAATGCGGACGGGCTTGTGTTAGTCTGCCCAACGGTAGACTGAGCTGCCTGGGAAGGCAGTGAGTACCTGTGTTGGGGGCCACCTGGATGAAACTGCACTCCCACCTGCCCAGAATGGTGCAGAGGGTGTTCCCACACTGGGTGGCAGGGTAGACTAGACGGGAGCAAGAGTCCCTTCCAGCTGAGAACTCGAGGGATTGATCTTGGCTCTCTTGCCTGcttcttgctgtgtgacttgggggAAAGCCAACACCTCTGGACCTCGGCCTCCGTAACTGTATAGGGTGACGATGCATGGTGTCCTGGAAAGACCTGGGCTCTGC
The DNA window shown above is from Rhinolophus ferrumequinum isolate MPI-CBG mRhiFer1 chromosome 15, mRhiFer1_v1.p, whole genome shotgun sequence and carries:
- the POU2F2 gene encoding POU domain, class 2, transcription factor 2 isoform X4, producing MTQLFPQPCGAGSMVHSSMGAPEIRMSKPLEAEKQGLDSPSEHTDTERNGPDTNHQNPQNKTSPFSVSPTGPSTKIKAEDPSGDPAPAAPPPPQPAQPHLPQAQLMLTGSQLAGLTALMPAQQQLLLQQAQAQLLAAAAAAAASSSSSSSSSSSASSSTSQPPASSGGGDLPPPQPASQPPGTPQLTLSQPIQLTAQDIQQLLQLQQLVLVPGHHLQPPAQFLLPQAQQSQPGLLPTPNLFQLPQQTQGALLTSQPRAGLPTQAVTRPTLPEPHLSHPQPPKCLEPPSHPEEPSDLEELEQFARTFKQRRIKLGFTQGDVGLAMGKLYGNDFSQTTISRFEALNLSFKNMCKLKPLLEKWLNDAETMSVDSSLPSPNQLSSPSLGFDGLPGRRRKKRTSIETNVRFALEKSFLANQKPTSEEILLIAEQLHMEKEVIRVWFCNRRQKEKRINPCSAAPMLPSPGKPASYSPHLVTPQGGAGTLPMSQASSSLSTTVTTLSSAVGTLHPSRTAGGGGGGGGAAPPLNSIPSVTPPPPATTNSTNPSPQGSHSAIGLSGLNPSAGSTMVGLSSGLSPALMSNNPLATIQALASGGTLPLTSLDSSGNLVLGAAGAAPGSPGLVTSPLFLNHAGLPLLSAPPGVGLVSAAAAAVAASISSKSPGLSSSSSSSSSSSSSSSTCSEAAAQTPGGPGGPEAGSKPE
- the POU2F2 gene encoding POU domain, class 2, transcription factor 2 isoform X7, translated to MTQLFPQPCGAGSMVHSSMGAPEIRMSKPLEAEKQGLDSPSEHTDTERNGPDTNHQNPQNKTSPFSVSPTGPSTKIKAEDPSGDPAPAAPPPPQPAQPHLPQAQLMLTGSQLAGDIQQLLQLQQLVLVPGHHLQPPAQFLLPQAQQSQPGLLPTPNLFQLPQQTQGALLTSQPRAGLPTQAVTRPTLPEPHLSHPQPPKCLEPPSHPEEPSDLEELEQFARTFKQRRIKLGFTQGDVGLAMGKLYGNDFSQTTISRFEALNLSFKNMCKLKPLLEKWLNDAETMSVDSSLPSPNQLSSPSLGFDGLPGRRRKKRTSIETNVRFALEKSFLANQKPTSEEILLIAEQLHMEKEVIRVWFCNRRQKEKRINPCSAAPMLPSPGKPASYSPHLVTPQGGAGTLPMSQASSSLSTTVTTLSSAVGTLHPSRTAGGGGGGGGAAPPLNSIPSVTPPPPATTNSTNPSPQGSHSAIGLSGLNPSAGSTMVGLSSGLSPALMSNNPLATIQALASGGTLPLTSLDSSGNLVLGAAGAAPGSPGLVTSPLFLNHAGLPLLSAPPGVGLVSAAAAAVAASISSKSPGLSSSSSSSSSSSSSSSTCSEAAAQTPGGPGGPEAGSKPE
- the POU2F2 gene encoding POU domain, class 2, transcription factor 2 isoform X2; amino-acid sequence: MSPGKRHLQEIRMSKPLEAEKQGLDSPSEHTDTERNGPDTNHQNPQNKTSPFSVSPTGPSTKVGILSGLHLTFWGPGPCLSPPQIKAEDPSGDPAPAAPPPPQPAQPHLPQAQLMLTGSQLAGLTALMPAQQQLLLQQAQAQLLAAAAAAAASSSSSSSSSSSASSSTSQPPASSGGGDLPPPQPASQPPGTPQLTLSQPIQLTAQDIQQLLQLQQLVLVPGHHLQPPAQFLLPQAQQSQPGLLPTPNLFQLPQQTQGALLTSQPRAGLPTQAVTRPTLPEPHLSHPQPPKCLEPPSHPEEPSDLEELEQFARTFKQRRIKLGFTQGDVGLAMGKLYGNDFSQTTISRFEALNLSFKNMCKLKPLLEKWLNDAETMSVDSSLPSPNQLSSPSLGFDGLPGRRRKKRTSIETNVRFALEKSFLANQKPTSEEILLIAEQLHMEKEVIRVWFCNRRQKEKRINPCSAAPMLPSPGKPASYSPHLVTPQGGAGTLPMSQASSSLSTTVTTLSSAVGTLHPSRTAGGGGGGGGAAPPLNSIPSVTPPPPATTNSTNPSPQGSHSAIGLSGLNPSAGSTMVGLSSGLSPALMSNNPLATIQALASGGTLPLTSLDSSGNLVLGAAGAAPGSPGLVTSPLFLNHAGLPLLSAPPGVGLVSAAAAAVAASISSKSPGLSSSSSSSSSSSSSSSTCSEAAAQTPGGPGGPEAGSKPE
- the POU2F2 gene encoding POU domain, class 2, transcription factor 2 isoform X1, with the translated sequence MTQLFPQPCGAGSMVHSSMGAPEIRMSKPLEAEKQGLDSPSEHTDTERNGPDTNHQNPQNKTSPFSVSPTGPSTKVGILSGLHLTFWGPGPCLSPPQIKAEDPSGDPAPAAPPPPQPAQPHLPQAQLMLTGSQLAGLTALMPAQQQLLLQQAQAQLLAAAAAAAASSSSSSSSSSSASSSTSQPPASSGGGDLPPPQPASQPPGTPQLTLSQPIQLTAQDIQQLLQLQQLVLVPGHHLQPPAQFLLPQAQQSQPGLLPTPNLFQLPQQTQGALLTSQPRAGLPTQAVTRPTLPEPHLSHPQPPKCLEPPSHPEEPSDLEELEQFARTFKQRRIKLGFTQGDVGLAMGKLYGNDFSQTTISRFEALNLSFKNMCKLKPLLEKWLNDAETMSVDSSLPSPNQLSSPSLGFDGLPGRRRKKRTSIETNVRFALEKSFLANQKPTSEEILLIAEQLHMEKEVIRVWFCNRRQKEKRINPCSAAPMLPSPGKPASYSPHLVTPQGGAGTLPMSQASSSLSTTVTTLSSAVGTLHPSRTAGGGGGGGGAAPPLNSIPSVTPPPPATTNSTNPSPQGSHSAIGLSGLNPSAGSTMVGLSSGLSPALMSNNPLATIQALASGGTLPLTSLDSSGNLVLGAAGAAPGSPGLVTSPLFLNHAGLPLLSAPPGVGLVSAAAAAVAASISSKSPGLSSSSSSSSSSSSSSSTCSEAAAQTPGGPGGPEAGSKPE